A single window of Selenomonas sputigena DNA harbors:
- a CDS encoding UvrB/UvrC motif-containing protein yields MLCDDCKKNEARVHFVVLKNDGTTEMHLCRDCAARYSKTMAGMSGEDYSINDFIRGVIQRMPDPSANAEEQESEQEEKPTEEEASFTCPNCGMSYRDFAQQGKIGCSVCYDTFREELTPLLLRIHGAGNHRGKIPKRAGGTLALKQRIDLLRARQERAVAKEEYEKAAEYRDEIRALAVQLAAQEREKAQEDASAPSSAEDRKEDEGGEA; encoded by the coding sequence ATGCTTTGTGATGACTGCAAGAAGAATGAGGCGCGCGTGCATTTCGTCGTGCTGAAGAACGACGGCACGACGGAGATGCACCTCTGCCGCGATTGCGCGGCGCGTTACAGCAAGACGATGGCGGGCATGAGCGGCGAGGACTACTCGATCAACGATTTTATACGGGGCGTGATCCAGCGCATGCCGGATCCGTCGGCGAACGCAGAAGAGCAAGAGAGCGAGCAGGAGGAGAAGCCGACAGAGGAGGAAGCGTCTTTCACATGCCCGAACTGCGGTATGAGCTATCGCGACTTCGCTCAGCAAGGAAAGATCGGCTGCAGCGTCTGCTACGATACGTTCCGCGAGGAACTGACGCCGCTCCTGCTGCGCATCCACGGCGCGGGGAATCATCGCGGCAAGATACCGAAGCGGGCGGGCGGCACGCTTGCGCTCAAACAGCGCATCGATCTCCTTCGCGCACGGCAGGAACGTGCCGTGGCGAAGGAGGAGTACGAGAAGGCGGCCGAGTATCGCGACGAGATCCGCGCACTCGCCGTGCAGCTTGCCGCGCAGGAAAGGGAAAAGGCGCAGGAAGACGCTTCAGCGCCTTCCTCGGCAGAGGACAGGAAAGAAGACGAAGGAGGCGAGGCGTGA
- a CDS encoding type II toxin-antitoxin system HicB family antitoxin — translation MFPDFYRYTAIFSYEKDGVHVVFPDLPGCITFGSDEEEAVRMAREALSLHLYGMEQDGDEIPQPSSLRVLGEQEELQKNEMFFLVEAFMPSFREKQSKRFVEKTLSIPYWMNAEAERIGLNFSQTLQNAIAQKLSLAK, via the coding sequence ATGTTTCCTGATTTTTATCGTTATACGGCAATCTTCAGCTATGAGAAGGACGGCGTTCACGTCGTGTTTCCGGATTTGCCCGGTTGCATTACGTTTGGGTCAGATGAGGAGGAGGCTGTGCGCATGGCGCGGGAAGCGCTTTCCCTTCATCTCTATGGCATGGAGCAAGACGGAGATGAGATTCCGCAGCCGTCGTCCTTGCGCGTGCTTGGTGAACAGGAGGAGCTTCAGAAAAATGAGATGTTTTTCCTTGTCGAGGCATTCATGCCGTCCTTTCGCGAGAAGCAGAGCAAGAGATTCGTCGAGAAAACTCTCTCTATTCCGTATTGGATGAACGCCGAGGCGGAACGCATCGGCTTGAATTTCTCGCAGACTTTGCAAAATGCGATTGCGCAGAAGTTGTCATTGGCAAAGTGA
- a CDS encoding ATP--guanido phosphotransferase: protein MANPELFTGSHLAWLAADGTDSDVVLASRVCLSRNLHEVPFPNRADLVRLAETEGRIAAVLGDVEEALEEPFDRVELAKSTALEQNVLWEKHLVSRQLLKNPAHRSAYISNDRSMSILVNGENHLRIQAMAAGFDLKSPYDRASRVDDVFEAKLDFAFDEKLGYLTSCPTDLGTGLRASVMLHLPGLVYTENIGNILNISPQIGLSMSAMYGEGAESAGNLFAVANKLSLGLTERELCDNLRISVGEIVEQERRARKALLLYEKDRIEDEVWRAYGVLHYARALGDAETLAILSRVRLGVDLGFIEGLASSVFGDILIASRANYLCSLAGNENMSKNEIDRKRAEVVRRILETAA from the coding sequence ATGGCGAACCCGGAACTCTTCACAGGCTCTCATCTCGCATGGCTCGCAGCGGACGGTACAGACAGCGACGTCGTCTTGGCGAGCCGCGTCTGCCTCTCGCGAAATCTGCACGAAGTTCCCTTCCCCAACCGCGCGGATCTCGTCCGGCTCGCTGAGACGGAAGGACGCATTGCCGCCGTGCTCGGTGACGTGGAGGAGGCGCTCGAAGAGCCGTTCGACCGCGTCGAACTCGCGAAGAGCACGGCGCTTGAGCAGAACGTGCTTTGGGAGAAGCATCTCGTCAGCCGTCAGCTGCTCAAGAATCCTGCCCATCGCAGCGCCTATATCAGCAACGACCGCTCTATGAGCATCCTAGTCAACGGGGAGAATCATCTGCGCATCCAGGCGATGGCGGCGGGATTCGACCTCAAGTCGCCGTACGACAGGGCGTCGCGCGTTGACGACGTCTTTGAGGCGAAGCTCGACTTCGCCTTCGACGAGAAGCTCGGCTATCTGACGAGCTGTCCGACGGATCTCGGCACGGGGCTTCGCGCGTCGGTCATGCTCCATCTGCCGGGGCTCGTCTACACGGAGAACATCGGCAACATCCTCAACATATCGCCGCAGATCGGGCTTTCCATGAGCGCCATGTACGGTGAGGGAGCGGAGTCTGCAGGCAATTTGTTCGCCGTCGCGAACAAATTGTCATTGGGACTGACGGAGCGCGAGCTTTGCGACAATCTGCGCATCTCGGTCGGCGAAATTGTAGAGCAGGAGCGTCGCGCGAGAAAGGCTCTGCTGCTCTACGAAAAAGATCGCATCGAGGACGAGGTCTGGCGCGCCTACGGCGTGCTGCACTACGCGCGCGCCCTGGGCGACGCCGAGACGCTCGCCATCTTGAGCCGCGTGCGCCTCGGCGTCGACCTCGGCTTCATCGAGGGACTGGCGTCGAGCGTCTTCGGTGATATTTTGATTGCAAGCCGGGCAAATTATCTTTGCTCTCTGGCAGGAAACGAGAATATGTCGAAGAATGAAATAGACAGGAAGAGGGCGGAAGTCGTCCGCCGAATTTTGGAAACTGCGGCATGA
- a CDS encoding nitronate monooxygenase — protein sequence MAKSITEVLGIKYPIIQGAMAWIADAELVAAVSNAGGAGVIAAGGRSTEWVEQEIKKARELTDKPFGVNVMLMAPNKDEIVEVICREKPAFVTLGAGNPVPFLEKFKSAGVKTVPVVPNVKLAKRIEAAGADAIVVEGMEAGGHIGVLTTMALMTQVIPEVGIPVVMAGGIADGRGMAAALLMGAAGVQMGTRFLVAEECNVHPKMKEKLLEAVDTDTIVTGLSIGGAVRGIKNKFSQDFVALEFSGKATKEELIERATGTNKLAAVDGDVENGMMQAGQSLLPLKKIEPVKAIIEGIVKEARETLANAGKIEI from the coding sequence ATGGCAAAGAGCATCACGGAAGTGTTAGGAATCAAGTACCCGATCATTCAGGGCGCGATGGCCTGGATTGCGGACGCAGAACTTGTCGCGGCGGTATCGAATGCGGGCGGCGCCGGCGTCATTGCGGCGGGCGGACGCTCGACCGAGTGGGTGGAGCAGGAGATCAAGAAAGCGCGTGAGCTGACCGACAAGCCCTTTGGAGTCAATGTCATGCTCATGGCGCCGAACAAGGATGAGATTGTCGAGGTCATCTGCCGCGAGAAGCCGGCTTTTGTGACGCTCGGTGCGGGCAATCCTGTGCCCTTCCTAGAAAAGTTCAAGAGTGCAGGGGTCAAGACCGTCCCCGTCGTGCCGAACGTGAAACTCGCGAAGCGCATCGAAGCGGCGGGCGCCGATGCTATCGTTGTCGAGGGCATGGAGGCGGGCGGCCACATCGGCGTCTTGACGACGATGGCGCTGATGACGCAGGTCATCCCCGAGGTCGGGATTCCCGTCGTCATGGCGGGCGGCATCGCCGACGGGCGCGGCATGGCGGCAGCCCTTCTGATGGGGGCGGCGGGCGTGCAGATGGGCACGCGCTTCCTCGTTGCCGAGGAGTGCAATGTGCATCCGAAGATGAAGGAGAAGCTCCTCGAAGCAGTCGATACGGATACGATCGTCACGGGACTTTCGATCGGTGGTGCGGTGCGCGGCATCAAGAACAAGTTCTCGCAGGATTTCGTCGCGCTGGAGTTCTCGGGCAAGGCGACGAAGGAAGAGCTCATCGAGCGCGCGACGGGCACGAACAAGCTTGCCGCCGTCGACGGCGACGTTGAGAACGGCATGATGCAGGCAGGACAGAGCCTCCTGCCTCTGAAGAAGATCGAGCCGGTCAAGGCGATCATCGAAGGAATCGTCAAGGAGGCGCGCGAAACGCTCGCGAACGCAGGCAAGATCGAGATCTAA
- a CDS encoding ATP-dependent Clp protease ATP-binding subunit, whose translation MTNRFTGRALKVLEFAQYEAQELEQNFIGTEHILLGLLHEGEGIAARALRSLGLDFGHVRTRVEDMLGGREMEERRASYYTDRAKRVMELAVEEARSFGHNYIGTEHILLGLIRENEGVAAHVLISLGADLDIVRATVIDMLGGTHESAELPAPDRRRRAAPAQGEAAAGTPLLDKYGRDINRMAREGKLDPVIGREKEIERVVQILSRRTKNNPILIGEPGVGKTAVAEGLAARIATGAVPRLLQQKRIVSLPMAGLVAGAKYRGEFEERLKGIIDEVMKSGNVILFIDEMHTLIGAGAAEGSLDAANILKPPLSRGEVQIIGATTLKEYKKYFEKDSALERRFQSILVEEPTTEEAEKILHGLRPKYEAFHHAKIRDEALKAAVRLSHRYIPDRCLPDKAIDLMDEAASKSRMKTVVLPTSIKRLEERLKKLGVEKDTAIKLQDYERAAALRDEESALKEELAAAKERWQEREMKEVTVTADDIADAVGLWTGIPVKDIAAKESERLLHLEQILTAHVVGQEEAVTAVAKAVRRARAGLKDPKRPIGSFLFLGSTGVGKTELARALAESLFGTEEAIVRFDMSEYMEKHTVSKLVGAPPGYVGYEEGGQLTEAVRRHPYSIILLDEVEKAHPDLFNVLLQVLDDGRLTDAQGRTVDCKNTVIIMTSNAGADYLKQSTSLGFTAGVQTLGDAYEKGKSRVFEEVKRVFRPEFLNRVDEMLVFRPLGKEELTKIVDIMLREVEARLSEKGMALEVSPAAKSKLVESGTDFKYGARPLKRAIRKLVEDEIAERLLKGDFGRGDTIYVKKVGDRLDFVRKQPKDAAKVKKEKALRAGAAQ comes from the coding sequence ATGACGAACCGCTTTACGGGTCGTGCGCTCAAGGTGCTGGAATTCGCTCAGTACGAAGCGCAGGAGCTGGAGCAGAACTTCATCGGTACGGAGCACATCCTCCTCGGGCTTCTGCACGAGGGGGAGGGCATTGCAGCGCGCGCGCTGCGCTCTTTGGGACTCGATTTCGGTCATGTGCGCACGCGCGTCGAAGATATGCTCGGCGGACGCGAGATGGAGGAGCGGCGCGCATCGTACTACACGGATCGCGCCAAGCGCGTGATGGAGCTTGCCGTCGAAGAGGCGCGCTCCTTCGGGCACAATTACATCGGCACGGAGCACATTCTCCTCGGGCTTATCCGCGAGAATGAAGGCGTGGCGGCGCACGTCCTGATCTCGCTCGGCGCCGATCTCGACATCGTGCGTGCGACGGTCATCGACATGCTCGGCGGCACGCACGAGAGCGCCGAGCTTCCCGCGCCCGATCGCCGCCGCCGCGCCGCGCCCGCGCAGGGAGAGGCCGCTGCGGGCACGCCGCTCCTCGACAAGTACGGCAGGGACATCAATCGGATGGCGCGGGAGGGCAAGCTCGACCCCGTCATCGGTAGGGAGAAGGAGATCGAGCGCGTCGTGCAGATTTTGTCGCGGCGCACGAAGAATAATCCGATCCTCATCGGCGAGCCGGGCGTCGGCAAGACGGCAGTCGCGGAAGGCCTTGCCGCACGCATCGCCACAGGCGCCGTGCCGCGCCTCCTGCAGCAAAAGCGCATCGTGTCCCTGCCGATGGCAGGACTCGTGGCGGGCGCGAAGTACCGCGGCGAGTTTGAGGAACGCTTGAAGGGCATCATCGACGAGGTCATGAAGAGCGGCAATGTGATCCTCTTCATCGACGAGATGCACACGCTCATCGGGGCGGGCGCAGCGGAAGGATCGCTCGATGCCGCGAATATCTTGAAGCCGCCCCTTTCGCGCGGCGAGGTGCAGATCATCGGCGCGACGACGTTGAAGGAGTACAAGAAGTATTTCGAGAAGGATTCGGCGCTGGAGCGGCGTTTCCAAAGCATCCTCGTCGAGGAGCCGACGACGGAGGAGGCGGAGAAGATCCTCCACGGACTGCGCCCGAAGTACGAGGCGTTTCACCACGCGAAGATTCGGGACGAGGCCTTGAAGGCGGCGGTGCGCTTGTCGCATCGCTACATTCCCGACCGCTGTCTGCCCGACAAGGCGATCGACCTCATGGACGAGGCGGCGTCGAAGTCGCGCATGAAGACCGTCGTCCTGCCGACGTCCATCAAGCGTCTGGAAGAGCGTCTGAAGAAGCTCGGCGTCGAGAAGGACACAGCGATCAAGCTGCAGGATTACGAGCGTGCGGCGGCCCTGCGCGATGAGGAGAGTGCGCTCAAAGAGGAGCTTGCCGCTGCCAAGGAACGCTGGCAGGAGCGCGAGATGAAGGAGGTCACGGTCACGGCGGACGACATCGCCGATGCCGTCGGGCTTTGGACGGGCATCCCTGTGAAGGACATCGCCGCGAAGGAGTCGGAGCGCCTGCTTCATCTTGAGCAGATTCTGACGGCGCACGTCGTGGGACAGGAGGAGGCCGTGACGGCGGTCGCCAAGGCGGTGCGCCGCGCACGCGCGGGACTTAAAGACCCGAAGCGCCCCATCGGCTCTTTCCTCTTCCTCGGCTCGACGGGCGTCGGCAAGACGGAACTCGCGCGCGCCTTGGCGGAATCGCTCTTCGGCACGGAGGAAGCCATCGTGCGCTTCGACATGTCCGAATACATGGAAAAGCATACGGTGTCGAAGCTTGTCGGCGCCCCTCCGGGCTATGTGGGCTATGAGGAGGGCGGCCAGCTGACCGAGGCCGTGCGCCGCCACCCGTATTCGATCATCCTGCTCGACGAGGTGGAGAAGGCGCACCCCGACCTCTTCAACGTGCTGCTGCAGGTCTTGGACGACGGGCGGCTGACGGATGCGCAGGGGCGCACGGTCGACTGCAAGAACACAGTCATCATCATGACTTCGAACGCGGGCGCCGACTATCTCAAGCAGTCGACGTCGCTCGGCTTCACCGCGGGGGTGCAGACGCTCGGCGACGCTTACGAAAAGGGAAAATCGCGCGTCTTTGAGGAGGTCAAGCGCGTCTTTCGTCCCGAGTTTTTGAACCGCGTCGACGAGATGCTCGTCTTCCGTCCGCTCGGCAAGGAAGAACTGACGAAGATCGTCGACATCATGCTGCGCGAAGTCGAGGCTCGTCTGTCGGAAAAAGGCATGGCGCTTGAGGTCAGCCCCGCGGCGAAGTCGAAGCTCGTCGAAAGCGGCACGGATTTCAAGTACGGGGCACGTCCGCTGAAGCGTGCGATCCGGAAGCTCGTCGAGGACGAGATCGCCGAAAGGCTCTTGAAGGGCGATTTTGGACGTGGCGATACGATCTACGTCAAGAAGGTCGGCGACCGGCTTGATTTCGTCCGGAAGCAGCCGAAGGACGCGGCGAAGGTGAAGAAGGAGAAGGCGCTTCGTGCGGGCGCAGCGCAATAA
- a CDS encoding CtsR family transcriptional regulator, protein MSSNIADLIEEYILRQLAAQQDGKVELRRTEIADKISCAPSQISYVLNTRFTQEKGFTVESRRGLGGFIRIVQVPLQNLVYQDMLKKLTEESEPELVQSMVRYLVQHGMISTREAALVMQSVTTAYEKLEPKDRLKFIRSLLLTLEKFS, encoded by the coding sequence ATGAGCAGCAATATCGCTGATTTGATTGAGGAATATATCCTGCGGCAGTTGGCGGCGCAGCAGGATGGCAAGGTGGAGCTTCGGCGAACGGAGATCGCCGATAAGATCTCGTGTGCGCCGTCGCAGATTTCGTATGTGCTCAACACGCGCTTCACGCAGGAGAAGGGCTTCACGGTCGAGTCGCGGCGCGGCCTAGGCGGCTTCATTCGCATCGTGCAGGTGCCGCTGCAGAATCTTGTCTATCAGGACATGCTCAAAAAATTGACGGAGGAGTCGGAGCCGGAACTCGTGCAGTCGATGGTGCGCTATCTCGTGCAGCACGGTATGATTTCGACGCGCGAGGCGGCGCTCGTCATGCAGTCGGTGACGACGGCGTATGAGAAGCTCGAGCCGAAGGATCGCTTGAAGTTCATCCGATCCTTGCTTCTGACTTTGGAAAAATTCTCGTGA
- a CDS encoding basic amino acid ABC transporter substrate-binding protein: MKMKKMLLGAVGLLAAASFAVAGCGGSGDSGSASKTLRVGTNADFAPFEFQGENGKEYEGFDMDLARAVAEEMGMTAEIQNINFDGLIPALVSKNIDIAISGMTINDERKKNVLFSEPYYQSGLTIVVKKDNTDINGFKDLAGKTVAVQIGTTSAKEVKKNPDIQVKELNSSADTFLELKAGGVQAVVNDRPVNDYYIAKSGEKDVRVVNELLTSEDYGIAMAKDNQELQKKVDEALKKLKENGKYDEIYKKWFGQKAE, translated from the coding sequence ATGAAGATGAAGAAAATGCTGCTCGGCGCTGTCGGACTTCTGGCTGCGGCTTCTTTCGCCGTTGCGGGCTGCGGCGGCTCGGGGGATTCGGGTTCGGCGTCGAAGACGCTGCGCGTTGGCACGAATGCGGACTTCGCGCCTTTCGAATTCCAAGGTGAGAACGGCAAGGAGTACGAGGGTTTCGACATGGATCTCGCGCGTGCCGTGGCGGAAGAGATGGGCATGACGGCGGAGATCCAGAACATCAATTTTGACGGCTTGATTCCGGCACTCGTGTCGAAGAACATCGACATCGCGATCTCGGGCATGACGATCAACGACGAGCGCAAGAAGAACGTGCTCTTCTCGGAGCCTTACTATCAGTCGGGTCTGACGATCGTCGTCAAGAAGGACAACACAGACATCAACGGCTTCAAGGATCTCGCGGGCAAGACGGTCGCCGTGCAGATCGGCACGACGAGTGCGAAGGAGGTCAAGAAGAATCCGGACATCCAGGTCAAGGAGCTGAACAGCTCGGCAGACACCTTCCTTGAGCTGAAGGCGGGCGGCGTGCAGGCTGTCGTCAACGATCGCCCGGTCAACGACTATTACATCGCCAAGAGCGGCGAGAAGGACGTGCGCGTCGTCAACGAGCTTCTGACCTCCGAGGACTACGGCATCGCCATGGCGAAGGACAATCAGGAACTGCAGAAGAAGGTCGACGAAGCCTTGAAGAAGCTCAAGGAAAATGGCAAGTACGACGAGATTTACAAGAAGTGGTTCGGGCAGAAGGCCGAGTGA
- a CDS encoding amino acid ABC transporter ATP-binding protein — MISIKGLYKAFGDNLVLKGIDLEVADKEVVVIIGPSGSGKSTLLRSINYLDVPSKGKISIDGKELSAADINRVRAEVGMVFQRFNLFPHMTVLDNITLAPRKVRKTAREEAEKDARMLLEKVGLADKAEAYPEQLSGGQQQRVAIARALAMKPRLMLFDEPTSALDPEMVKEVLDVMRSLAAEGMTMVIVTHEMGFAREVGDRLLFVDDGRIIEQGVPKEVFEHPKEERTKNFLSKVL; from the coding sequence ATGATAAGCATTAAAGGGCTTTACAAGGCATTCGGCGACAACCTCGTCCTGAAAGGCATCGACCTCGAAGTCGCGGACAAGGAGGTCGTCGTCATCATAGGGCCGTCCGGCTCGGGCAAGTCGACGCTCCTGCGCTCGATCAACTACCTCGATGTGCCGTCCAAGGGAAAGATCTCCATCGACGGCAAGGAGCTTTCCGCAGCCGACATCAATCGCGTGCGCGCCGAGGTCGGCATGGTGTTCCAGAGATTTAACCTCTTTCCGCACATGACGGTTCTGGACAACATCACGCTTGCGCCGCGCAAGGTCAGAAAGACCGCACGCGAAGAGGCGGAGAAGGACGCGCGTATGCTCCTGGAGAAAGTCGGCCTGGCAGACAAGGCGGAGGCCTATCCCGAGCAGCTTTCGGGCGGTCAGCAACAGCGTGTCGCCATCGCGCGTGCGCTCGCGATGAAGCCGCGCCTCATGCTCTTCGATGAGCCGACGAGCGCTCTCGATCCCGAGATGGTCAAGGAGGTCTTGGACGTCATGCGCTCCCTGGCCGCCGAGGGCATGACGATGGTCATCGTCACGCACGAGATGGGCTTTGCGCGTGAAGTCGGCGACCGCCTGCTCTTCGTTGACGACGGGCGGATCATCGAGCAGGGCGTACCGAAAGAAGTGTTCGAGCATCCGAAAGAAGAGCGGACGAAGAACTTCCTGTCGAAGGTGCTCTGA
- a CDS encoding amino acid ABC transporter permease: MNFDFDLAVSSFPVLLIGALVTIKITAISVALGVVIGLVVGVARISQVKPLRLLAMAYIDFLRGTPLLVQIFLIYFALPVISGQRVDPFFAAITACSINSGAYVAEIFRSGIQSIDKGQMEAGRSLGMTWLQTMWHIILPQAVKRVIPQIGNEFIALLKDSSLVSVIGFEELTRSGQLIIARTYGSLEIWPCVAIIYLVMTLSISQLVAYLERRFRTDDKH, encoded by the coding sequence ATGAATTTTGATTTCGATCTGGCGGTGAGCTCTTTCCCCGTCCTGCTCATCGGCGCACTTGTGACGATAAAGATCACGGCGATTTCCGTCGCGCTCGGCGTTGTCATTGGCCTCGTCGTCGGCGTGGCGCGCATCTCGCAGGTCAAGCCGCTGCGCCTTCTGGCAATGGCGTACATTGACTTTCTGCGCGGTACGCCGCTCTTGGTGCAGATCTTCTTGATCTACTTCGCGCTTCCCGTCATCTCGGGGCAGCGCGTCGACCCGTTCTTCGCGGCGATCACGGCGTGCAGCATCAACAGCGGCGCCTATGTCGCCGAGATCTTCCGCTCGGGCATCCAGTCGATCGACAAGGGGCAGATGGAAGCGGGGCGCTCCCTAGGCATGACGTGGCTGCAGACGATGTGGCACATCATCCTGCCGCAGGCGGTCAAGCGCGTCATACCGCAGATCGGCAACGAGTTCATCGCACTTTTGAAGGATTCGTCGCTCGTCTCGGTCATCGGCTTTGAAGAACTGACGCGAAGCGGCCAGCTCATCATTGCCCGCACCTACGGCTCACTGGAAATCTGGCCTTGCGTCGCCATCATCTATCTCGTGATGACGCTTTCCATCTCGCAGCTCGTGGCCTATCTCGAACGGAGGTTCAGAACCGATGATAAGCATTAA
- a CDS encoding type II toxin-antitoxin system HicB family antitoxin, translated as MSKKTYTAVFHPESKAGGYSISFPDLPGCYTQGNDIDEALRMATDALGLYLYTLKEDKMPFPPASHPSDIKTEDRDFTTLITWDEAEYLRRIDSRAVKKTLTIPAWMDALAKERHLNFSQILQGALRQKLGVKA; from the coding sequence ATGTCAAAAAAAACATACACCGCAGTCTTCCACCCGGAATCGAAAGCCGGCGGCTACTCAATCTCGTTTCCCGATCTGCCCGGCTGCTACACGCAAGGAAACGACATTGACGAAGCTCTTCGCATGGCGACCGACGCTCTCGGGCTGTATCTCTACACCTTGAAAGAAGACAAGATGCCGTTTCCTCCTGCCAGCCATCCATCTGACATCAAGACGGAAGACAGAGACTTCACAACGCTCATCACATGGGACGAAGCCGAGTATCTGCGCCGCATCGACAGTCGCGCTGTGAAAAAAACGCTCACCATTCCCGCATGGATGGACGCCCTCGCCAAAGAACGTCATCTCAACTTTTCACAAATTCTCCAGGGCGCACTCCGTCAGAAACTCGGCGTAAAAGCATGA
- the radA gene encoding DNA repair protein RadA, which produces MAKKKKTAFVCQACGYDTSKWVGKCPGCGAWNTLVEETVAPESAEGGLRLGLSDGARPVAVGDVAVEDMPRFLTGSGELDRVLGGGVIPGSMVLIVGDPGVGKSSLTLRVAAEVARGGKRVLYVTGEESTRQVRMRADRLGAIADDLFVVSETNLERITVHIETVKPELLVIDSIQTIFRPDVTSAPGSVSQVRECSVELLRLAKTYGIAAFVVGHVTKDGTLAGPRVLEHIVDTVLYFEGERNAQFRILRAVKNRFGSTNELGLFEMRDTGLADVPDASKLFLSDREPDSGTVVVPTVEGTRPLLVEIQSLVAETPYMPPRRTADSVDVKRIQLLLAVLEKRVKLPIGACDVYVKVAGGIKIDEPAADLGLCVAMASSFANRLVRPKAIVFGEVGLSGEIRAVSQADVRLKEAAKLGFRAAILPQKNAERLKNIKGIDLFGAATLAEALRLAMPREGI; this is translated from the coding sequence TTGGCGAAGAAGAAAAAGACGGCGTTCGTCTGTCAGGCGTGCGGCTACGATACGTCCAAGTGGGTGGGAAAGTGCCCGGGCTGCGGCGCGTGGAACACGCTCGTCGAGGAGACGGTCGCGCCTGAGTCTGCCGAGGGCGGTCTGCGCCTCGGGCTTTCCGACGGCGCGCGTCCCGTCGCTGTCGGCGATGTCGCAGTCGAGGACATGCCGCGTTTCTTGACGGGATCGGGAGAGCTTGACCGCGTCTTGGGCGGCGGCGTGATTCCCGGCTCGATGGTCTTGATCGTCGGCGATCCGGGCGTCGGCAAGTCGAGCCTCACACTTCGCGTGGCGGCCGAGGTCGCACGCGGAGGAAAGCGCGTGCTCTATGTGACGGGCGAGGAGAGCACGCGCCAGGTGCGCATGCGGGCTGACCGCCTCGGGGCGATTGCCGACGATCTCTTCGTTGTCAGCGAGACGAACCTTGAGCGCATCACGGTACATATCGAAACGGTCAAGCCGGAACTTCTCGTCATCGACTCTATCCAGACGATCTTTCGCCCCGATGTGACGAGTGCGCCGGGCAGCGTCAGCCAAGTGCGCGAGTGCAGCGTCGAGCTTCTGCGCCTTGCGAAGACGTACGGCATCGCCGCCTTTGTCGTCGGTCATGTCACGAAAGACGGCACGCTCGCGGGGCCGCGCGTCCTTGAGCACATCGTCGACACCGTGCTCTACTTCGAAGGCGAGCGCAATGCGCAGTTTCGCATCCTGCGCGCCGTCAAGAACCGCTTCGGCAGCACGAACGAGCTTGGCCTCTTTGAGATGCGCGACACGGGGCTTGCCGACGTGCCCGACGCTTCGAAGCTCTTTTTGTCCGACCGCGAGCCGGACAGCGGCACGGTCGTCGTGCCGACGGTCGAAGGAACGCGGCCCCTTCTCGTCGAGATCCAGTCGCTTGTCGCTGAGACGCCTTACATGCCGCCGAGGCGCACGGCGGACTCGGTCGACGTCAAGCGCATCCAGCTTCTCTTGGCCGTCCTTGAAAAGCGCGTCAAGCTTCCCATCGGCGCATGCGACGTCTACGTCAAGGTCGCGGGCGGCATCAAGATTGACGAGCCTGCCGCAGACCTCGGCCTGTGCGTCGCCATGGCGTCGTCGTTCGCTAACCGCCTCGTGCGTCCGAAGGCGATCGTCTTCGGCGAAGTCGGCCTGTCGGGTGAGATCCGTGCCGTCAGCCAGGCCGACGTGCGCTTGAAGGAAGCCGCCAAGCTCGGCTTTCGCGCCGCCATCCTGCCGCAGAAGAACGCCGAGCGCCTCAAGAACATAAAGGGTATCGACCTCTTCGGCGCGGCGACGCTCGCGGAAGCACTGCGCCTCGCCATGCCGAGGGAGGGAATATGA
- a CDS encoding type II toxin-antitoxin system HicA family toxin: protein MKTTAKELLKLLKENGWYIERIHGSHHILKHKDIKKLIVLPLHNTDMKPGILNNILHDAGLK from the coding sequence ATGAAAACGACAGCAAAAGAACTGCTCAAACTCTTGAAGGAAAACGGTTGGTATATTGAGCGCATCCATGGTTCTCATCACATCCTCAAGCACAAGGATATCAAAAAATTGATTGTGCTGCCATTGCACAACACAGATATGAAACCGGGAATATTGAACAACATCCTGCACGATGCGGGATTGAAGTAG
- a CDS encoding type II toxin-antitoxin system HicA family toxin encodes MKSYSSRDVLKMLLKDGWVEINCEGDHHQFKHPTKPGKVTLRHPVKDLGVRDLKSIERQSGLKF; translated from the coding sequence ATGAAAAGCTATTCTTCCAGAGATGTTCTAAAAATGTTGCTGAAGGACGGATGGGTGGAAATTAACTGCGAAGGCGACCATCATCAGTTCAAGCATCCGACAAAACCGGGAAAGGTGACGCTCAGGCATCCGGTAAAAGATTTGGGAGTGCGTGACCTGAAAAGTATCGAAAGACAATCGGGACTCAAGTTCTGA